From Vicia villosa cultivar HV-30 ecotype Madison, WI unplaced genomic scaffold, Vvil1.0 ctg.002353F_1_1, whole genome shotgun sequence, one genomic window encodes:
- the LOC131638625 gene encoding uncharacterized protein LOC131638625, which yields MDGNGECSDPNVLFNALFRHGGEFIDNNGETIYRGGVSTLVSGEHIDEWTMHHILNLVTGWGYLEGCFRLWTKIVDIDPNYFQITNDGDAYDFAAYCCAMQVDGEIFVEHDPSVVGNVTPKYVSDLEVSDEEIIEGFNDSEDERTTAIVDGFDDLDGIDVTVPIREGPVIAGLLPCPKKKKYDDEDEEEYLSEELNSSDPDNSEDDKKPKFEKFKKEQLTKDFKFKWGMEFTSLDDFREAIREWTVLNGREITFVKNEGYRVRVECKAKCGFLMLCSKVGHKHTYAIKTIKDTHTCARVLDNKTANSKWVAKAVVKKMQTCENLRISDIIQDMRQNYGVGITVGRAWKAKMIARQMIEGDADKQYSNLWRYAAELHRVSAGNTVKINIERPSPSIQPRFGSFYFCFEGCKQGFIHGCRPFIGVDGCHLKTKYGGQLLIAVGRDPND from the exons ATGGACGGCAACGGTGAATGTTCAGAT CCCAATGTTCTGTTTAATGCTCTGTTTCGACATGGAGGAGAGTTTATTGATAACAATGGTGAAACGATTTATAGGGGTGGTGTTTCTACTTTAGTTTCGGGGGAACATATAGATGAGTGGACAATGCATCATATTCTTAACTTAGTAACTGGGTGGGGGTACTTAGAAGGTTGTTTTAGGCTGTGGACCAAGATAGTTGACATAGACCCTAATTACTTTCAGATTACAAATGATGGGGATGCCTATGATTTTGCTGCATATTGTTGTGCGATGCAAGTGGATGGGGAAATTTTTGTTGAACATGATCCAAGTGTAGTTGGGAATGTCACCCCTAAGTATGTGTCTGATTTAGAGGTTAGTGATGAAGAAATTATTGAAGGTTTtaatgatagtgaggatgaaagGACAACTGCCATTGTTGATGGGTTTGATGATCTTGATGGTATTGATGTAACTGTACCAATTAGGGAGGGTCCAGTCATTGCAGGCTTGTTACCatgtccaaagaagaagaaatatgatGATGAGGATGAAGAGGAATACCTTAGTGAAGAGCTTAATAGTTCTGACCCTGATAACTCAGAAGATGACAAAAAACCTAAGTTTGAAAAGTTCAAGAAGGAACAACTTACAAAGGACTTTAAGTTTAAGTGGGGCATGGAGTTCACTTCCCTAGATGACTTTAGGGAGGCTATACGTGAGTGGACAGTTTTAAATGGTAGGGAAATAACATTTGTTAAAAATGAGGGGTATAGGGTGAGAGTTGAATGTAAAGCCAAGTGTGGTTTTTTAATGCTATGTTCCAAAGTGGGCCACAAGCACACTTATGCAATTAAGACTATAAAGGACAcccacacatgtgctagggttttgGATAACAAAACTGCAAATTCAAAGTGGGTGGCCAAGGCAGTTGTTAAGAAAATGCAGACCTGTGAAAACTTGAGGATAAGTGATATTATTCAAGATATGAGGCAAAATTATGGAGTGGGGATCACTGTGGGCAGGGCATGGAAAGCAAAAATGATAGCAAGACAAATGATAGAAGGGGATGCAGACAAGCAATATTCAAACTTGTGGAGGTATGCAGCTGAATTGCACAGGGTGAGTGCTGGAAACACTGTAAAGATCAACATTGAGAGGCCATCACCTTCCATCCAACCAAGATTTGGTTCATTCTATTTCTGTTTTGAGGGATGTAAACAAGGGTTCATACATGGTTGTAGACCTTTTATTGGGGTTGATGGCTGTCATTTGAAGACTAAGTATGGAGGGCAGTTATTGATAGCAGTGGGAAGGGACCCCAATGATTAA
- the LOC131638626 gene encoding uncharacterized protein LOC131638626: MEDIGIEKRYVFISDQQKGLVAVFEEMFERIEHRLCLRHLYANFKKKFGGGALIRDLMMGAAKATYHQAFLQKMTALKAVDPHAWEWLMGVTTKSWCKHAFGYYPSCDVLMNNISESFNATILCARDKPILTMCEWIRKYLMNRCSQSTLKLDKWPHKIMPIPRRRLDVEVAMSGQWLPTWAMGENFQVTHAYNSQEFIVDIAKRSCSCNFWQLVGIPCRHVVAALGFRQQNPELFVNECYSREKYALCYGFPISPINGQDMWPNVESEYILPPDFKKGPGRPRKLRIRETGEEGARRRLPGVSYRCTRCDKIGHNIKSCKSKVQDPSALKRKKKGQLRAANNASVDTCEANPTATNEVKTNVVKEANPNEVRTCEASASEGNPSQGKPRAVKTSQAKTTPAEESAKNKGKAQVKPVRKRVSERIKENWFKKPKPFTGPGSAPEQPFLITEEGDGNDSQRKKKTTPKKTMKKTPKKKSINDL; this comes from the exons ATGGAAGATATTGGAATAGAGAAGAGATATGTATTCATCTCAGACCAGCAAAAG GGTTTGGTGGCTGTTTTTGAGGAAATGTTTGAAAGGATTGAGCACAGACTTTGCTTGAGGCATTTGTAtgcaaattttaagaaaaagtttGGTGGAGGAGCACTTATAAGAGATCTAATGATGGGAGCAGCCAAGGCCACATACCATCAAGCATTCTTGCAGAAGATGACTGCATTAAAGGCTGTAGATCCACATGCTTGGGAATGGCTAATGGGAGTGACTACTAAATcttggtgtaagcatgcttttgGCTATTATCCTAGCTGTGATGTTTTAATGAATAACATATCTGAATCCTTTAATGCAACAATCTTATGTGCTAGGGATAAACCAATATTGACAATGTGTGAGTGGATTAGGAAATATCTAATGAATAGGTGTAGCCAATCTACTTTGAAACTTGATAAGTGGCCACACAAAATCATGCCAATCCCTAGGAGGAGACTAGATGTTGAGGTAGCTATGAGTGGTCAGTGGTTACCAACATGGGCCATGGGGGAAAATTTTCAAGTCACACATGCCTATAACAGCCAAGAATTTATAGTTGACATAGCTAAAAGATCATGCTCATGTAATTTTTGGCAGCTAGTTGGTATACCCTGTAGGCATGTTGTAGCTGCCCTAGGATTTAGACAGCAAAATCCAGAGTTGTTTGTTAATGAATGCTACAGTAGGGAGAAATATGCTTTGTGCTATGGTTTTCCTATTAGTCCTATAAATGGACAGGACATGTGGCCTAATGTTGAAAGTGAATATATATTGCCTCCTGACTTTAAAAAGGGTCCTGGTAGACCAAGGAAATTGAGGATTAGGGAAACTGGAGAGGAAGGTGCTAGGAGGAGGCTACCTGGTGTGTCTTACAGGTGCACTAGATGTGACAAGATTGGGCATAATATCAAGTCATGCAAGAGCAAGGTGCAAGATCCAAGTGCCTTGAAAAGAAAG AAAAAAGGACAATTGAGGGCTGCTAATAATGCAAGTGTTGACACATGTGAAGCCAATCCAACTGCTACAAATGAGGTCAAAACAAATGTGGTGAAAGAGGCCAATCCAAATGAGGTCAGAACATGTGAAGCCAGTGCAAGTGAGGGCAATCCAAGTCAAGGCAAGCCAAGAGCAGTGAAAACCAGTCAGGCCAAAACAACACCAGCTGAAGAAAGTGCCAAAAACAAGGGAAAAGCTCAAGTGAAACCAGTGAGAAAGAGGGTCAGTGAGAGAATTAAGGaaaattggtttaaaaaaccaaaaccttTCACAGGCCCTGGGTCTGCACCAGAA